A region from the Triticum aestivum cultivar Chinese Spring chromosome 3D, IWGSC CS RefSeq v2.1, whole genome shotgun sequence genome encodes:
- the LOC123075102 gene encoding phospholipase A1 EG1, chloroplastic/mitochondrial-like yields the protein MAFAPATNATTSIAAAAAMALKPQCAGRQPISRAARCRAAAALTAEGCASTSAIAAAPVAPRRGARRTPSVAGMWRQLQGCDDWEGLLGLDGPAPALLSEVARYGELVDACYKAFDLDRASRRYLNCKYGKERMLEEVGMAGAGYEVTKYIYAAPDVMTVPTMEASTSGRGRWIGYVAASTDEMTRRLGRRDVLVSFRGTVTPAEWMANFMSSLEPARLDPCDPRPDVMVESGFLSLYTSADKTCRFGGAGSCREQLLREVSRLVDAHSSSSSKKPGEEVSVTLAGHSMGSALALLLAYDLAELGLNRAAPVTVFSFGGPRVGNAAFKARCDELGVKALRVANVHDPITKLPGILLNEATTGVLRPWRASCYTHVGVELPLDYFSARDPAAVHDLGTYIALLKKPAAAAEAGGGVVGKVLDFVGRQRAGAFQWQYAAVQMGGLVQTLGLI from the coding sequence ATGGCCTTCGCGCCCGCCACAAACGCCACCACCTCgatcgcagcagcagcagcaatggcGCTCAAGCCGCAATGCGCCGGACGTCAGCCGATAAGCCGCGCGGCGCGGTGCAGAGCGGCCGCGGCTCTCACGGCGGAGGGCTGCGCCTCGACATCGGCGATCGCGGCGGCGCCGGTGGCGCCGAGACGTGGCGCGCGGAGGACGCCGTCCGTCGCGGGCATGTGGCGGCAGCTCCAGGGGTGCGACGACTGGGAGGGGCTGCTCGGCCTCGACGGCCCAGCGCCGGCTCTGCTGAGCGAGGTGGCGCGGTACGGCGAGCTGGTGGACGCCTGCTACAAGGCATTCGACCTCGACCGGGCGTCGCGCCGGTACCTCAACTGCAAGTACGGCAAGGAGCGGATGCTGGAGGAGGTTGGCATGGCCGGCGCCGGGTACGAGGTGACCAAGTACATCTACGCGGCGCCGGACGTGATGACCGTGCCCACCATGGAGGCCTCCACCAGCGGGCGCGGCCGGTGGATCGGCTACGTGGCGGCGTCCACGGACGAGATGAcccggcggctcgggcggcgggacGTGCTCGTCTCGTTCCGCGGCACCGTCACCCCCGCCGAGTGGATGGCCAACTTCATGAGCTCCCTGGAGCCGGCGCGGCTGGACCCCTGCGACCCGCGCCCGGACGTCATGGTGGAGTCCGGCTTCCTCAGCCTCTACACCTCCGCCGACAAGACGTGCCGCTTCGGCGGCGCCGGGAGCTGCCGGGAGCAGCTCCTGCGAGAGGTGTCCCGCCTCGTggacgcgcactcctcctcctcctccaagaagcCGGGCGAGGAGGTGAGCGTGACCCTCGCGGGCCACAGCATGGGCAGCGCCCTCGCGCTGCTCCTGGCCTACGACCTGGCGGAGCTGGGCCTGAACCGCGCCGCGCCCGTGACCGTCTTCTCCTTCGGCGGGCCTCGGGTGGGCAACGCGGCCTTCAAGGCGCGGTGCGACGAGCTGGGCGTGAAGGCGCTCCGCGTGGCCAACGTCCACGACCCGATCACCAAGCTCCCGGGCATCCTCCTGAACGAGGCCACGACGGGGGTGCTCCGGCCGTGGCGCGCGTCCTGCTACACCCACGTCGGTGTGGAGCTCCCGCTGGACTACTTCAGCGCCCGCGACCCCGCCGCCGTGCACGACCTCGGCACCTACATCGCATTGCTGAAGAAGCCGGCGGCCGCcgccgaggccggcggcggcgtggtGGGCAAGGTGCTGGACTTCGTGGGGCGGCAGCGCGCCGGCGCATTTCAGTGGCAGTACGCGGCTGTGCAGATGGGCGGCCTCGTCCAGACCCTGGGGCTGATCTGA